The proteins below are encoded in one region of Acidobacteriota bacterium:
- a CDS encoding neuromedin U, with protein MALFFLAGAAQAQEGDKTELARAAQNPVAGMISFPFQNTVNFGAGPYDRTQYDMNFQPVIPFRLSENWNLITRTIIPVTYQPDVWAPTGSTGGVGDIQTSFFLSPARPGKLIWGAGPIIQFPSGTDPLISQGKWGLGPTVVALTMSGHWVIGVLASNLWSVGGQEGRPDVNQLQFQYFINYNLKDGWYLASAPIITANWEAAEGEKWTVPFGGGFGKIFKLGKVPVNGSAAVFYNAVTPESSGSKWFLRLKLVLLFPAGGKK; from the coding sequence TTGGCTCTATTCTTCCTGGCCGGGGCCGCCCAGGCCCAGGAGGGGGACAAGACGGAGCTGGCCCGGGCAGCCCAGAACCCCGTGGCCGGTATGATCAGCTTTCCCTTCCAGAACACCGTCAACTTCGGCGCGGGGCCGTACGACCGGACCCAGTACGACATGAACTTCCAGCCGGTCATCCCCTTCCGGCTGAGCGAGAACTGGAACCTCATCACCCGCACCATCATCCCCGTGACGTACCAGCCGGACGTCTGGGCGCCCACGGGCAGCACCGGCGGGGTGGGCGACATCCAGACCAGCTTCTTCCTGTCGCCCGCCCGGCCGGGGAAGCTCATCTGGGGCGCCGGGCCCATCATTCAGTTCCCCTCGGGCACGGACCCGCTGATCTCCCAGGGGAAGTGGGGGCTGGGGCCCACCGTCGTCGCCCTGACGATGTCGGGGCACTGGGTGATCGGCGTGCTGGCGAGCAACCTGTGGTCCGTGGGCGGCCAGGAAGGGCGTCCCGACGTCAACCAGCTCCAGTTCCAGTACTTCATCAACTACAACCTGAAGGACGGGTGGTACCTGGCCTCCGCGCCCATCATCACCGCCAACTGGGAGGCCGCCGAGGGGGAGAAGTGGACGGTGCCCTTCGGGGGCGGCTTCGGCAAGATCTTCAAACTGGGCAAGGTCCCGGTGAACGGGAGCGCGGCCGTGTTCTACAACGCCGTGACCCCGGAGAGCAGCGGGTCGAAGTGGTTCCTGCGCCTCAAACTGGTCCTGTTGTTCCCGGCGGGAGGGAAGAAGTGA